The following proteins are encoded in a genomic region of Arachis stenosperma cultivar V10309 chromosome 4, arast.V10309.gnm1.PFL2, whole genome shotgun sequence:
- the LOC130975298 gene encoding uncharacterized protein LOC130975298: MAGGLTLAWKDSINVQIINSRKFFVAAEVKEFRNNGVWTFIGVHLSCSKQIQALQFEELTTMSQQLERKSVDIGMVGRPFTWTNRRQGKDLVKERLDRYLVGMGWKLKFPNAVVHRLTKSGSDHAPILMETKPQSWHSKRCFKYQEHWSREDDVKRIVGEVWKIEVVGSAMFSVAQKLKECRHRLVQWQITHKANFRKEIEDLQASLEELRVAGINGGEEITRLEEKLELAYMKEESYWREKSRIKWQKEGYQNTRFFHQKFQSRVRRNRIWRLVGRNNEIASKPEDIAKVAEDYFCDIFTSSCSVDPNPYLEDLEPKVTASMNCRLQRLVTIDEVKRATFSVHAKSAPGDDGFIAKFFHFFWDIVGGDVFKTVQSFFHSGRIIKNFNHTQICLIPKVLDASDMTQRSGADHEMAIKLDMSKAYDRVEWHFLWYIMEKLGFDAKWINWTKKLVMTVS; encoded by the exons ATGGCAGGAGGACTCACTCTAGCTTGGAAGGACAGCATCAATGTTCAAATTATAAACAGCAGGAAATTTTTTGTAGCAGCTGAAGTTAAGGAATTCAGAAATAATGGGGTATGGACGTTCATTGGTGTCCATTTGAGTTGTTCGAAACAAATTCAAGCCTTACAGTTTGAGGAGCTTACAACAATGAGTCAACAACTAGAAAGGAAAAGTG TGGATATTGGAATGGTGGGGCGGCCTTTCACGTGGACAAACCGAAGACAAGGAAAGGATTTGGTGAAGGAGAGGCTTGACCGCTATTTAGTAGGGATGGGATGGAAGCTGAAATTTCCAAATGCAGTAGTGCACAGGCTCACAAAATCAGGCTCGGATCATGCACCTATCTTGATGGAAACTAAACCTCAATCCTGGCATAGTAAAAGGTGTTTTAAATACCAGGAACATTGGTCTAGAGAAGATGATGTCAAAAGAATTGTCGGTGAAGTGTGGAAAATAGAAGTAGTAGGCTCCGCTATGTTCTCCGTGGCCCAAAAGTTGAAAGAATGTAGACATAGATTAGTTCAATGGCAGATAACTCACAAAGCAAACTTTCGAAAAGAAATTGAGGACCTTCAAGCTAGCCTAGAAGAGCTGCGGGTGGCTGGAATCAATGGGGGAGAGGAGATTACCAGATTGGAAGAGAAGTTGGAGCTAGCATATATGAAAGAAGAGAGCTATTGGAGAGAAAAATCTAGAATAAAATGGCAAAAAGAAGGATATCAGAACACCAGATTCTTTCACCAGAAATTTCAATCAAGGGTGCGAAGGAACAGAATTTGGAGATTAGTTGGGAGGAACAATGAGATTGCATCGAAACCGGAGGATATTGCAAAGGTAGCTGAAGACTACTTCTGTGATATTTTTACTTCTTCTTGTTCGGTTGATCCGAATCCATATTTGGAGGATTTGGAGCCTAAGGTTACAGCTTCCATGAACTGTAGGCTCCAAAGGCTGGTAACTATAGACGAGGTCAAAAGAGCTACGTTTAGTGTTCATGCTAAGAGTGCTCCTGGTGATGACGGGTTTATAGCTAagttttttcactttttctgggATATAGTTGGAGGTGACGTTTTTAAGACAGTGCAAAGTTTCTTTCACAGTGGCAGAATTATAAAAAACTTCAACCATACtcaaatttgtttgattccaaaGGTGCTAGATGCTAGTGATATGACTCAG agaagtGGAGCAGATCATGAGATGGCTATTAAACTAGATATGAGCAAGGCTTATGATAGGGTTGAATGGCACTTCTTATGGTACATCATGGAAAAGCTGGGCTTTGATGCTAAATGGATTAACTGGACTAAGAAATTGGTAATGACTGTTTCTTAG